A genomic segment from Gracilinanus agilis isolate LMUSP501 chromosome 1, AgileGrace, whole genome shotgun sequence encodes:
- the MAPK7 gene encoding mitogen-activated protein kinase 7 has translation MAEPRKEEEEEDEEGGAGGRPEAGKVEPPNPVTSVVAKNLALLKARSFDVTFEVGDEYEIIETIGTGAYGVVSSARRRLTGQQVAIKKIPNAFDVVTNAKRTLRELKILKHFKHDNIIAIKDILKPTVPYGEFKSVYVVLDLMESDLHQIIHSSQPLTLEHVRYFLYQLLRGLKYMHSAQVIHRDLKPSNLLVNENCELKIGDFGMARGLCTSPAEHQYFMTEYVATRWYRAPELMLSLHEYTQAIDLWSVGCIFGEMLARRQLFPGKNYVHQLQLIMTVLGTPSPSVIQAVGAERVRAYIQSLPPRQPVPWETVYPGADRQALSLLGSMLRFEPGARISAAAALRHPFLAKYHDPDDEPDCAPPFDFAFDREALTRERIKEAIVAEIGDFHARREGIRQQIRFQPLLQPVAGEQCCPDVEMPSPRGPSSDCAMESPPPALPPPGPASNTIDLTSSQPPLPTGEPAPPKKEGAISDNTKAALKAALLKSLRNRLKDGPSAPLEAPEPRKPVTAQERQREREEKRRRRQERAKEREKRQKEKERKERGVGAGGGPSGDPLAGLVLSDNDRSLLERWTRMAQPPAPPPGPAAPTLLPPALPPAPTPQLTGPSPLPATISSGLQAPVTPLPVPQPLVPPPSLPGPTPAGTMPYFPPGPPPSDLGGSHQAPTSESPDVNLVTQQLSKSQVDDLLPPVFSGTPKGSGAGYGVGFDLEEFLNQSFDMGVADGSQDSQTDSAPLSASLLTDWLEGHGMNPADIESLQREIQMDSPMLLADLSDLQEP, from the exons ATGGCCGAGccgaggaaagaggaggaggaagaggatgaggaaggGGGCGCCGGGGGACGCCCTGAGGCCGGAAAAGTGGAACCCCCCAATCCTGTGACTTCTGTGGTGGCCAAGAACCTGGCACTGCTGAAAGCCCGCTCCTTCGATGTGACCTTTGAGGTGGGAGATGAATACGAGATCATCGAGACCATCGGTACAGGAGCCTACGGAGTGGTCTCCTCTGCCCGCAGACGTCTCACTG GCCAGCAAGTAGCCATCAAGAAGATCCCCAATGCTTTTGATGTAGTAACCAATGCCAAGCGGACACTCCGGGAGCTGAAGATCCTTAAACACTTTAAGCATGACAATATCATTGCCATCAAGGACATTCTGAAGCCCACTGTGCCCTATGGGGAATTCAAATCTGT TTATGTTGTCCTGGACTTGATGGAGAGTGACCTACACCAGATCATCCACTCCTCCCAGCCACTCACCTTGGAGCATGTACGATATTTCTTGTACCAGCTGCTCAGAGGACTTAAGTATATGCACTCAGCCCAGGTGATCCACCGAGACCTCAAGCCCTCCAACCTGCTAGTAAATGAAAACTGTGAGCTAAAAATTGGTGACTTTGGCATGGCCAGGGGTCTTTGCACTTCTCCAGCTGAGCATCAGTACTTCATGACAGAATATGTTGCCACACGCTGGTATCGTGCCCCTGAGCTCATGCTCTCCTTGCACGAGTACACACAGGCCATTGACTTGTGGTCTGTGGGATGCATCTTTGGAGAGATGCTGGCTCGACGACAGCTCTTTCCAGGCAAGAACTATGTCCACCAGCTTCAGCTGATCATGACAGTATTGGGGACTCCATCCCCATCTGTGATCCAGGCTGTAGGGGCTGAGCGGGTACGTGCCTACATCCAGAGCTTGCCTCCACGCCAACCAGTGCCCTGGGAGACAGTGTACCCAGGTGCTGACCGGCAAGCACTGTCCCTTCTGGGCTCCATGCTGCGTTTTGAGCCTGGTGCTCGGATCTCAGCAGCAGCTGCCCTACGCCACCCCTTCTTAGCCAAGTACCATGACCCTGATGATGAGCCAGATTGTGCCCCACCTTTTGACTTTGCCTTTGACCGGGAGGCCTTGACCCGTGAACGAATAAAAGAGGCCATTGTGGCCGAGATTGGTGATTTCCATGCCCGACGTGAAGGGATTCGCCAGCAGATCCGTTTCCAGCCCTTATTGCAGCCTGTGGCTGGGGAACAGTGCTGCCCTGATGTGGAGATGCCTAGTCCCCGAGGACCCAGTTCAGATTGTGCCATGGAGTCACCACCTCCAGCCCTACCTCCCCCTGGACCTGCATCCAACACCATTGACTTGACATCCTCTCAGCCTCCTTTACCCACTGGAGAGCCAgccccaccaaaaaaagaaggGGCCATCTCAGACAATACCAAAGCTGCTCTCAAGGCTGCCTTGCTCAAGTCCTTAAGGAACCGGCTTAAAG ATGGTCCCAGTGCACCCCTGGAAGCCCCGGAGCCACGAAAGCCAGTAACAGCCCAAGAGCGACAGAGGGAgcgggaagaaaaaaggagacgGCGGCAGGAGCGagccaaggaaagagagaaacGACAGAAGGAGAAAGAACGCAAAGAAAGGGGTGTGGGGGCGGGGGGTGGTCCTTCTGGTGATCCCCTGGCTGGGCTAGTACTAAGTGACAATGACCGGAGCTTATTAGAACGCTGGACTCGAATGGCCCAGCCTCCAGCTCCACCTCCTGGACCAGCAGCACCTACCCTGCTACCTCCTGCTCTTCCTCCTGCACCCACCCCCCAACTTACTGGACCCTCTCCGCTCCCAGCTACTATCTCATCTGGTCTCCAGGCCCCAGTTACACCCCTCCCAGTCCCCCAACCATTAGTCCCACCTCCTAGCCTTCCTGGTCCTACACCTGCAGGAACCATGCCTTACTTTCCGCCTGGCCCACCCCCATCAGATCTAGGGGGATCCCATCAGGCTCCCACTTCAGAGTCACCTGATGTGAACCTCGTGACCCAACAGCTATCTAAGTCACAG GTGGATGATCTGCTGCCTCCTGTTTTCTCGGGAACCCCAAAGGGCAGTGGGGCTGGCTATGGAGTTGGCTTTGATTTGGAGGAGTTCCTTAATCAATCTTTTGATATGGGTGTGGCTGATGGTTCCCAGGACAG